One bacterium genomic region harbors:
- a CDS encoding ASCH domain-containing protein encodes MEHKMHLLSEPFEEMRSGSKVIEIRLNDEKRQKVKIGDTIVFHKLPEDGEKLSVRVLELLYYKDFKSLYQDVPFHQLGCSGKTMGWMLENTYKIYTREQEEKYGALGIRIELLSA; translated from the coding sequence ATGGAACATAAAATGCATCTGCTGTCCGAGCCTTTTGAGGAGATGAGGTCTGGCAGTAAAGTCATAGAGATCCGTTTGAATGACGAAAAACGGCAAAAGGTAAAGATCGGTGATACGATAGTTTTTCACAAACTGCCGGAAGACGGGGAAAAATTGAGTGTAAGGGTGCTGGAGTTGCTATATTACAAGGATTTTAAAAGTCTTTACCAGGATGTTCCTTTTCACCAATTGGGCTGCAGCGGGAAAACTATGGGATGGATGCTGGAAAACACCTATAAGATATATACCCGGGAACAGGAAGAAAAGTACGGAGCATTGGGGATCAGGATAGAGTTGTTGTCAGCATAA